The Coprobacter tertius genome includes a region encoding these proteins:
- a CDS encoding PH domain-containing protein, whose product MVRTFKSKTDKWFFITVLLLSGLLIYCVWFRHILWAIPLAACDIWLIAALLRTEYVFTENNILLIKSGYAPTIQIPVDQIISVSPIKSYRPAYAVSFSRIKIIWKSGHIHRTRVSPADPVGFIAYMRRLNPTITVINI is encoded by the coding sequence ATGGTGCGTACTTTCAAATCGAAAACCGATAAATGGTTTTTCATCACGGTACTCTTACTTTCGGGACTTCTTATTTATTGTGTATGGTTCCGGCATATTCTTTGGGCCATTCCCTTAGCGGCTTGCGATATCTGGCTCATCGCCGCTCTGTTACGTACCGAATACGTTTTTACAGAGAACAATATTCTACTGATTAAATCGGGCTATGCACCCACCATACAAATACCGGTAGACCAAATTATTTCCGTTTCACCGATAAAGAGTTACCGACCGGCATACGCCGTTTCTTTTTCCCGTATTAAAATTATCTGGAAATCGGGCCACATTCATCGTACGCGTGTATCTCCTGCCGATCCTGTGGGCTTTATCGCTTATATGCGGAGATTAAATCCGACAATTACCGTTATTAACATATAA
- a CDS encoding glycoside hydrolase family 20 protein — MNKKGFFFILLLITGSFPVISQGTSGLFLIPYPQELKTSAGYFSHPSPAICFSEVTPIEKDRLLDVLYRIWPDSILTEEYKKNASVHIQKIKEKTGEKVGSYALDITPDLILIKADNDEGLYYGVQTLLQIARSTSPAKLPAIHIKDIPRFAYRGMHLDVSRHFFDKEFIKKQLDVMASYKLNRFHWHLTDGAGWRIHIGKYPLLTEVAAWRPQHTWKEWWNSDRHYCRQDTPGAYGGFYTSQDIREIVQYAADRFITVIPEIEMPGHSEEVTAVYPELSCSGEPYKNGEFCAGNEDTFRFLETVLDEVIELFPSKYIHIGGDEANKTTWESCPKCQKRMHDNGLKNVDELQSYFIHRISDYLESKGRKLLGWDEILDGGLAPDATVMSWRGTQGGLKAVNMGHNVIMTPGEYCYFDAYQDDPILEPEAIGGYLPLEKVYSYNPVPDSLTADKSQRILGVQANVWTEYMPTYSHAEYMIYPRLLALSEIAWTDTPQKSWERFLPAVNRQLSWLHDQGINAHPISKSVEMHQTVDTAAHEIKISFTCNRIPVEIRYTLDGILPSPTSTLYTGPITVKDSAHIAVAQFGNGKQFTEPQNFTVYYHKAIGSKVTYNTPYSQHYNAGGKTALTDGYTGGRSYGDGHWQGFTGDMDVILDLGKSTPIHNITARFMQQTGPWIWFPHTVEIYASEDGEKFSLLKRIENTTPRDTEGVLFHNFGITGNYKARYLRYVARAVPKKDGYMFVDEIFVR, encoded by the coding sequence ATGAATAAGAAAGGTTTTTTTTTCATTTTGTTATTAATAACCGGCTCGTTCCCTGTGATATCACAGGGAACGTCCGGTCTTTTTTTGATTCCGTACCCGCAGGAATTAAAAACCTCGGCGGGATACTTCTCACATCCGTCTCCGGCCATCTGTTTCTCAGAGGTAACGCCCATAGAAAAAGACCGGTTGCTCGACGTGCTGTACCGTATATGGCCCGATAGTATTCTGACGGAGGAATACAAAAAAAACGCAAGTGTTCACATTCAAAAAATAAAAGAAAAAACCGGAGAAAAGGTCGGCAGTTACGCACTGGATATTACCCCCGACCTCATACTCATTAAAGCCGATAACGATGAAGGCTTGTATTACGGGGTGCAAACTCTGTTACAGATCGCACGATCTACATCGCCGGCAAAACTACCCGCTATACATATAAAAGACATCCCCCGATTTGCCTACCGGGGTATGCATCTCGATGTATCCCGCCATTTCTTCGATAAAGAGTTTATCAAAAAACAACTCGATGTAATGGCCTCCTACAAACTCAACCGTTTCCACTGGCATCTTACCGACGGAGCCGGATGGAGGATTCATATCGGGAAATATCCGCTACTCACCGAAGTAGCTGCCTGGCGTCCTCAGCATACCTGGAAAGAATGGTGGAACTCAGACCGACACTATTGCCGGCAGGATACTCCCGGTGCCTACGGTGGTTTTTACACCTCCCAAGACATACGCGAAATCGTACAATACGCCGCCGACCGCTTTATAACGGTTATTCCCGAAATAGAGATGCCGGGGCACAGCGAAGAAGTAACTGCCGTTTATCCTGAACTGTCTTGTTCGGGTGAACCCTACAAAAACGGGGAATTCTGTGCCGGCAATGAAGATACGTTCCGCTTTCTCGAAACCGTTCTCGATGAAGTCATAGAACTTTTTCCATCGAAATATATTCATATCGGAGGTGACGAAGCCAATAAAACTACTTGGGAAAGTTGTCCGAAATGCCAAAAACGCATGCATGATAACGGACTGAAAAACGTGGATGAACTGCAAAGCTATTTTATTCACCGCATTTCGGATTATCTCGAGAGTAAAGGCAGGAAACTATTAGGATGGGACGAAATTCTCGACGGCGGCTTGGCTCCCGATGCTACCGTCATGTCGTGGAGAGGTACACAGGGAGGCCTAAAAGCAGTAAATATGGGACATAATGTGATTATGACTCCGGGAGAATATTGCTATTTCGACGCTTATCAAGACGATCCGATTCTCGAACCCGAAGCTATCGGAGGCTACCTTCCGCTCGAAAAAGTATATTCCTATAATCCAGTACCCGATTCGCTCACCGCAGATAAAAGTCAACGTATTCTCGGAGTACAAGCCAACGTTTGGACCGAATACATGCCAACCTATTCACATGCCGAATACATGATTTATCCGCGCTTATTAGCCCTCTCGGAGATCGCCTGGACCGATACTCCGCAAAAATCATGGGAACGCTTTCTGCCCGCTGTAAACCGTCAACTCTCATGGTTGCACGATCAAGGTATAAACGCACACCCGATTTCTAAAAGTGTAGAAATGCACCAAACCGTGGATACTGCAGCACACGAAATAAAAATATCATTTACCTGCAACCGCATACCGGTTGAAATACGATATACCCTCGACGGTATTTTACCATCACCTACATCTACACTATACACCGGACCTATAACAGTAAAAGACTCTGCTCACATTGCAGTCGCTCAATTCGGCAATGGGAAACAGTTTACCGAACCCCAGAATTTTACCGTTTATTATCACAAAGCCATCGGGTCGAAAGTAACATATAACACACCTTACAGCCAACATTACAATGCCGGTGGCAAAACAGCCTTAACCGACGGCTATACCGGAGGTAGAAGTTACGGCGACGGTCACTGGCAAGGTTTCACCGGGGATATGGACGTCATATTGGATTTGGGTAAATCTACCCCGATACACAATATAACGGCTCGTTTCATGCAACAAACCGGCCCCTGGATATGGTTTCCGCATACGGTAGAAATTTATGCCTCGGAGGACGGTGAAAAATTTAGTCTGCTGAAACGAATTGAAAATACGACACCGAGAGATACGGAAGGGGTTTTATTCCACAATTTCGGAATCACTGGAAATTACAAAGCCCGCTATCTGCGTTATGTAGCCCGTGCGGTTCCGAAAAAAGACGGGTATATGTTCGTCGATGAAATTTTCGTACGCTGA
- the nadB gene encoding L-aspartate oxidase, whose amino-acid sequence MVHKFDFLVIGSGIAGMSFALKVAEKGRVAVICKTGLEEANTFYAQGGIASVTKPTDDFEKHIQDTLIAGAGVCDRVAVEKVVREAPGQIQELINWGVNFDKDEKGNFDLHKEGGHSEFRILHHQDNTGAEIQDSLIRALKKHPKIEVFENHFAIEIITQHHLGVEVNRHSDDIECYGAYVLDQRTNHIHTFLSKTTLIATGGIGNVYSTTTNPPVATGDGIAMVYRAKGEVKDMEFIQFHPTALYNPGERPSFLITEAMRGYGGVLRTKDGKEFMQKYDDRRSLAPRDIVARAIDNEMKIRGDECVYLDVTHKDAEETKKHFPNIYQKCLTLGIDITKEYIPVAPAAHYLCGGIKVDVNARSSIKHLYAVGECSCTGLHGANRLASNSLIEAVVYADAAARHAVSVLPGIKHQENIPDWNDEGTSLPEEMVLITQSVREVEQIMSAYVGIVRSNLRLKRALDRLEILYRETEDLFSRSVVSREICELRNLINVGYLIIKQAMARKESRGLHYTIDYPKKNKI is encoded by the coding sequence ATGGTACATAAATTTGATTTTCTGGTCATCGGCTCGGGAATTGCCGGGATGAGTTTCGCGTTGAAAGTGGCCGAAAAAGGCAGGGTAGCTGTTATTTGTAAAACCGGCCTCGAAGAAGCCAATACGTTTTATGCCCAAGGGGGAATAGCGTCGGTAACCAAACCTACCGACGATTTCGAAAAACATATACAAGATACGTTGATTGCCGGAGCCGGTGTTTGTGATCGCGTCGCTGTCGAAAAAGTCGTGCGGGAAGCCCCCGGCCAAATACAGGAACTAATCAACTGGGGGGTGAACTTCGATAAAGACGAGAAAGGAAATTTCGATCTGCATAAAGAAGGGGGACATTCCGAATTCCGTATTTTGCATCATCAGGACAATACAGGGGCCGAGATACAAGACAGCCTTATACGGGCTTTGAAAAAACATCCGAAAATCGAAGTGTTCGAGAATCATTTCGCTATCGAAATTATCACTCAGCATCATCTCGGTGTAGAAGTAAACCGGCATTCGGACGATATCGAATGTTATGGTGCTTACGTACTTGATCAGCGCACCAATCATATACATACTTTTTTGTCGAAAACGACACTTATCGCCACCGGAGGTATCGGGAATGTTTACAGTACGACGACTAACCCTCCTGTAGCTACAGGAGACGGTATCGCCATGGTATACCGGGCAAAAGGGGAGGTAAAAGATATGGAGTTTATACAGTTTCACCCCACTGCATTATATAATCCCGGAGAAAGACCCAGTTTTCTGATTACCGAAGCGATGCGGGGTTATGGGGGCGTGTTGCGTACCAAAGACGGAAAAGAATTTATGCAAAAATACGATGACCGTCGTTCTTTGGCTCCGCGTGATATCGTAGCTCGGGCAATCGATAATGAAATGAAAATACGGGGTGATGAGTGCGTTTATCTGGATGTTACGCACAAAGATGCCGAAGAAACAAAAAAGCATTTTCCCAATATATACCAGAAATGCCTGACATTGGGTATCGACATAACGAAAGAATATATACCCGTAGCACCGGCAGCTCATTACCTGTGTGGAGGAATAAAAGTGGATGTAAATGCTCGTTCGTCGATTAAGCATCTGTATGCTGTAGGTGAATGTTCATGTACGGGATTGCACGGAGCCAACCGATTGGCTTCCAACTCGCTTATCGAAGCAGTGGTGTATGCCGATGCGGCTGCCCGGCATGCGGTAAGCGTATTACCCGGAATAAAACATCAGGAAAATATTCCCGACTGGAATGACGAGGGGACTTCTTTGCCCGAAGAAATGGTACTTATTACACAAAGTGTAAGAGAAGTAGAGCAGATTATGTCGGCTTACGTAGGAATCGTACGGTCTAACTTACGTTTGAAACGTGCGCTCGACCGTCTCGAAATCTTATACCGGGAAACCGAAGACCTCTTTTCGAGATCGGTTGTTTCACGGGAGATTTGCGAATTGCGTAATCTTATCAATGTAGGCTATCTGATTATTAAACAGGCCATGGCTCGTAAAGAGAGCCGCGGGCTGCATTACACGATCGATTATCCTAAAAAGAACAAGATCTGA
- a CDS encoding GtrA family protein yields MSLKSRNKPDKFWPQLGRYTIVGGISFGVDVGLLYILTDFLHLFYILSATISFIVGLWINYYLSSLWVFEDSKFTNKKIEFLLYALIGFIGLGFNNLFLWVFTHFLHIYYLWSKVLAAILVYMWNFLARKYFLYDNKSGTDRS; encoded by the coding sequence GTGAGTCTGAAATCAAGAAACAAGCCCGATAAATTCTGGCCGCAGCTGGGAAGATATACGATTGTAGGAGGTATATCATTCGGTGTGGATGTCGGCCTTTTGTATATTCTTACCGATTTCCTGCATCTTTTTTATATTTTATCGGCGACTATTTCTTTTATCGTAGGCTTATGGATAAATTATTACCTGAGCTCGCTTTGGGTGTTCGAGGATTCTAAATTCACCAATAAGAAGATAGAGTTTTTACTCTATGCTCTGATCGGTTTTATCGGCTTGGGCTTCAATAATTTATTTCTTTGGGTATTTACTCATTTTTTACATATTTATTATTTGTGGTCGAAGGTTTTGGCGGCCATTCTCGTGTATATGTGGAATTTTCTGGCGCGTAAATATTTCTTATACGACAATAAATCTGGTACAGATCGCTCTTGA
- a CDS encoding SusD/RagB family nutrient-binding outer membrane lipoprotein codes for MKKYMIKNSVLASLLAIASLSSCTDSIMDDINRDRNHPENVPAKFLLTEVITSTAFNVTGGDFSLYASVYIEHETGIFGQMYNADIRNGEPNVATTYNNAWNNAYANIKTLKIAIDKLENDPFEQGNNVSLGIAKVLLAYNGAILTDLFGDVPFVQAGEINPDNTPKYMQPKIDKQEEVYKEVFQLLDDAVILFDKKDEGSSGAIGRNDYIYGGDAKIWKKAAYALKARYMLHVLDRSADKDADMQTILTCVDNSFASAKDELKFAVYNGSSQLNPYAGFTMSRDAMGASKSLVDKMIALNDPRAKCSFMQCTDPRNYTFEQITDPAKIETAPNGEPVQTQFKYSYSMPSLAASAPTQLMSYHELMFIKAEVLARKGQNDDAYITLKSAIEAAFANLQNSIKATIDYCDFTGDADPAVDLSKTVADAYHTALKAAFDTDPLRMVMLQKYLSFFGSSGESVEAYNDYRRLKGEGKEDYIDLKNPLNVKEKFPLRYGYGQSDVSANQEVKKAFGNGQYVYTEPVWWAGGTR; via the coding sequence ATGAAAAAATATATGATTAAAAACAGCGTTTTAGCGTCGTTGCTTGCGATAGCCTCTCTGTCGTCTTGTACCGACAGTATTATGGACGATATCAATCGTGACAGGAATCATCCCGAAAATGTTCCGGCCAAGTTTTTGCTTACCGAAGTAATAACCTCAACGGCCTTTAATGTAACAGGCGGAGATTTTTCGTTGTACGCTTCGGTTTATATCGAGCATGAAACGGGAATATTCGGACAAATGTATAATGCCGATATCAGAAACGGAGAGCCTAATGTGGCTACAACGTATAATAATGCCTGGAACAATGCTTACGCTAATATTAAGACTCTTAAAATTGCGATAGATAAACTGGAGAACGATCCTTTCGAGCAGGGAAACAATGTGAGTTTAGGTATTGCCAAGGTATTGCTGGCGTACAATGGCGCCATACTGACCGACCTTTTCGGCGACGTGCCTTTTGTACAGGCGGGCGAGATCAATCCCGACAATACCCCTAAGTATATGCAGCCGAAAATAGACAAGCAGGAAGAGGTATACAAAGAGGTATTCCAGTTGTTGGATGATGCGGTTATATTATTCGATAAAAAAGACGAAGGAAGTAGTGGCGCCATCGGACGCAACGATTATATTTACGGAGGTGATGCCAAAATCTGGAAAAAGGCTGCCTATGCTCTCAAAGCCCGGTATATGCTGCATGTACTCGACCGCAGTGCCGATAAGGATGCCGATATGCAGACGATTCTTACCTGTGTCGATAATTCGTTCGCTTCGGCGAAAGATGAATTGAAATTCGCTGTTTATAATGGTAGTTCACAGTTGAATCCCTATGCCGGTTTTACGATGAGCCGCGATGCGATGGGGGCAAGTAAGAGTTTGGTAGATAAAATGATCGCACTGAACGATCCCAGGGCTAAATGCTCCTTCATGCAATGTACCGATCCGAGAAATTATACATTCGAGCAGATCACCGATCCGGCGAAAATAGAGACTGCTCCTAACGGAGAACCGGTACAGACGCAATTTAAGTATAGTTATTCGATGCCTTCTCTGGCGGCGTCGGCACCTACGCAACTGATGAGTTATCATGAACTGATGTTTATCAAGGCAGAAGTATTGGCTCGTAAAGGACAAAACGACGATGCCTATATAACTCTTAAATCGGCGATCGAAGCCGCTTTTGCTAACTTGCAGAACTCGATAAAGGCAACGATAGATTATTGTGATTTTACGGGCGATGCCGATCCGGCGGTAGACTTGTCTAAAACGGTAGCTGACGCTTATCACACCGCTTTAAAAGCCGCTTTCGATACCGACCCGCTGCGAATGGTCATGTTACAGAAATACCTGTCATTTTTCGGTTCTTCGGGAGAATCGGTCGAGGCTTATAACGACTATCGTCGGTTGAAAGGAGAAGGCAAAGAAGATTATATCGACTTGAAAAATCCTTTGAACGTGAAAGAGAAATTTCCGTTGCGCTATGGGTACGGACAGTCGGACGTATCGGCTAATCAGGAAGTAAAAAAAGCGTTCGGCAACGGACAGTATGTTTATACCGAACCGGTATGGTGGGCCGGCGGAACCCGATAA
- a CDS encoding SusC/RagA family TonB-linked outer membrane protein, producing MKKKLMLLLSCVCFTVCVAMAQTTKVTGIVISQSDGLPVVGATVVVKGSTSGTITDIDGKFSLNVSESAKTLVVSFIGMKKQEVGIKKGQMKITLLPDERSLDEVVVTAMGISREKKALGYAVQDINSDLLNQASNADLAGSLQGKVAGVQITPSSGMPGASSQIMIRGARSFTGDNSPLYVIDGLPVNSTYDESTLDGVSGADFSNRAIDIDPNDIESIDILKGQAASALYGIRASNGVILITTKSGRGLAKGKPQITYSTSVSFDKISRYPELQTMYAQGSKGVYDPTSSMSWGPKISDLPNDANYGGNVANKYNNFNPSGTQGMYYVPQRAAAGLNPWVKPQAYNNVKEFFRTGVTWNNSLNVAQATEKANYSFSLGNSDQSGIIPSTGMKRYNAKGTVEVKLNSNWTTGFSANYVNTSIDKLPTANDGILATVFPAPPSYDLAGIPAHIANNPYVQNNYRGGSFEAAYWMLDNVSFDEQTSRFYGNAYANYKTKFHTDNHTLNVKYQLGTDAYTTDFENVWGYGSKGSSKNGQIENYGWKSVMLNSLLTVNYDWKINSDWSFNALLGNEFIQNNRLRYYEYGDSFNFPGWNHIQNATSKNNEMRDLTNRTVGFFGSASASYRNMLYLTVTGRNDYVSNMPTGNRSFFYPSVSAGFVLTELESLKNDVVNFAKIRASYAEVGQAGDYFNNYYYTPSYGSGFYMITPLMFPINGVNGFKPYYVVFDPKLKPQNTQSYEFGFDLNFLDNRIGLSYTFSRQNVKDQIFEVPLAGSTGAQSMLTNGGRIHTNAHEITLSANPVRMKNFNWDFAFNWSKVDNYVDALADGVESIFLGGFATPQVRAGIGDKFPVIYGNSYMRNEKGELIVDDKGLPQIGEAKVIGSVSPDFRLGFNTSFRVYKFTLSAVLDWKQGGHMYGGTEGLLDFYGVSKRSGDREGSFIVPGVKENGQPNDIVISGPKGYQSYYETINDIHEAAVYETSFVKLRELALSYQVLNKPWLNISVNAFARNILLWTAMPDFDPESSQGNTNMSGAFERFSLPATSSYGLGLTVKF from the coding sequence ATGAAGAAAAAACTTATGTTACTGCTGTCATGCGTATGTTTTACCGTATGCGTGGCTATGGCACAAACTACAAAAGTAACAGGTATTGTTATTTCTCAGAGCGACGGTCTCCCTGTGGTGGGAGCGACGGTAGTAGTAAAGGGTAGTACCAGCGGAACGATTACCGATATAGACGGTAAATTCAGTTTAAATGTTTCGGAATCTGCTAAAACATTGGTCGTATCTTTTATAGGTATGAAAAAACAGGAAGTAGGTATTAAAAAAGGACAGATGAAAATTACGCTTTTGCCCGATGAGCGTAGTCTCGATGAAGTAGTTGTGACAGCTATGGGTATTTCTCGAGAAAAGAAAGCATTGGGATATGCAGTGCAAGACATTAATTCCGATCTGTTGAATCAGGCTTCCAATGCCGATTTGGCCGGTTCGCTGCAAGGAAAAGTAGCCGGGGTGCAAATTACGCCTTCGAGCGGTATGCCCGGGGCATCGTCACAGATTATGATACGGGGTGCCCGCTCGTTTACGGGGGATAACAGTCCTTTGTACGTAATCGACGGATTGCCGGTGAATTCTACGTATGACGAAAGTACACTGGATGGAGTTAGTGGGGCTGATTTTTCAAATCGAGCGATAGATATCGACCCGAACGATATAGAATCTATCGATATATTGAAGGGACAGGCGGCTTCGGCGCTTTACGGAATTCGTGCCTCGAACGGGGTAATACTGATTACGACCAAAAGCGGCCGTGGTTTGGCAAAGGGTAAACCGCAGATTACCTATTCGACAAGTGTAAGTTTCGATAAAATTTCACGGTATCCCGAGTTGCAAACGATGTACGCACAGGGTTCGAAAGGCGTTTACGATCCAACTTCATCTATGTCATGGGGACCTAAAATATCGGATTTACCGAATGATGCCAACTACGGAGGAAATGTTGCCAATAAATATAATAATTTCAATCCTTCGGGAACACAAGGAATGTATTACGTGCCTCAGCGTGCGGCGGCCGGTCTCAACCCTTGGGTAAAACCGCAAGCGTATAATAATGTAAAAGAGTTTTTCAGGACGGGAGTAACCTGGAACAATTCGTTAAATGTTGCTCAGGCAACCGAAAAGGCGAACTATTCGTTTTCACTGGGTAATTCAGACCAAAGCGGTATTATTCCTTCTACCGGCATGAAACGTTATAATGCGAAGGGAACGGTAGAAGTTAAACTGAATTCGAATTGGACGACTGGTTTCAGTGCCAATTATGTAAATACATCGATCGATAAATTACCTACGGCTAACGATGGTATTCTGGCAACTGTATTCCCGGCACCTCCCAGTTACGACCTGGCCGGAATACCTGCGCATATCGCCAACAATCCGTACGTGCAGAACAATTATCGCGGTGGTAGTTTTGAAGCGGCTTACTGGATGCTCGACAATGTAAGTTTCGATGAGCAGACGAGCCGGTTTTACGGAAATGCCTATGCGAATTATAAAACGAAATTCCATACCGATAATCATACATTGAATGTAAAATACCAATTGGGAACCGACGCTTATACGACCGATTTTGAAAATGTGTGGGGATATGGGTCTAAAGGTTCGTCTAAAAACGGACAGATTGAAAATTACGGATGGAAAAGCGTTATGCTGAATTCACTCCTTACCGTTAATTACGACTGGAAAATAAACAGCGACTGGTCTTTCAACGCTTTATTAGGTAACGAATTTATACAAAATAACCGTCTACGATATTATGAATACGGGGACTCTTTTAACTTCCCTGGTTGGAATCATATACAAAACGCGACTTCGAAAAACAATGAAATGAGAGATTTAACCAATCGTACGGTCGGTTTCTTCGGTAGCGCGTCGGCTTCGTACCGCAATATGCTTTACCTGACGGTAACCGGACGTAACGATTACGTTTCGAATATGCCTACCGGCAACCGTTCGTTTTTTTATCCTTCGGTTTCGGCGGGGTTTGTTCTTACCGAGCTCGAATCGTTAAAGAATGATGTGGTTAACTTCGCTAAAATACGGGCTTCGTATGCAGAAGTAGGACAGGCAGGAGATTATTTTAATAATTATTACTATACTCCTTCTTACGGAAGCGGTTTTTATATGATAACTCCCTTGATGTTTCCTATAAACGGGGTAAATGGTTTCAAGCCTTATTATGTTGTATTCGATCCCAAACTGAAACCGCAGAATACGCAATCATACGAATTCGGGTTCGATCTTAATTTTCTCGATAACCGTATCGGTCTCAGCTATACCTTCTCTCGACAAAATGTAAAAGACCAGATATTCGAGGTACCCCTTGCCGGTTCTACCGGCGCTCAAAGCATGCTTACCAACGGTGGCCGCATACATACCAATGCGCACGAGATAACACTCTCGGCTAATCCCGTTCGTATGAAAAACTTTAACTGGGACTTTGCTTTTAACTGGAGTAAGGTAGATAATTACGTCGACGCTCTGGCCGATGGTGTAGAAAGTATTTTCCTCGGAGGTTTCGCTACCCCGCAGGTAAGAGCCGGTATCGGTGATAAATTCCCGGTTATTTACGGTAACAGTTACATGCGTAACGAGAAAGGAGAATTAATCGTAGACGATAAAGGTTTGCCGCAAATTGGCGAGGCTAAAGTGATCGGTAGCGTATCGCCCGATTTCCGCCTCGGATTCAATACTTCTTTTAGGGTTTATAAGTTTACCTTGAGTGCGGTACTCGACTGGAAACAAGGAGGTCATATGTACGGGGGTACCGAAGGTTTACTCGACTTTTACGGGGTAAGTAAACGATCGGGAGACCGTGAAGGCAGTTTTATCGTTCCCGGTGTGAAGGAGAACGGCCAGCCAAACGATATAGTTATCTCTGGGCCGAAAGGTTATCAGTCTTATTATGAAACGATTAATGATATACACGAGGCGGCCGTATATGAAACTTCTTTTGTGAAATTACGTGAACTGGCCTTGAGTTATCAGGTATTGAATAAGCCTTGGCTGAATATTTCGGTAAACGCCTTCGCGCGGAATATTTTATTGTGGACGGCTATGCCCGATTTCGATCCCGAATCGAGTCAGGGAAATACCAATATGTCGGGTGCGTTCGAGCGATTTTCATTACCGGCGACATCGAGTTACGGTTTAGGTTTAACGGTTAAATTTTAA